The Oscillatoria acuminata PCC 6304 genomic interval AGCAGGCATTTCCACAATTTCCTGTAAACTCAAGCCATTTTCAAGAGCAACTGCCTCTACCTCCTCTAAATTTCTAACCCCCCATTCTGGATTTTGCTGTTGCAGCATCTCATCAAAACTTGCATTCGATGGGGCCGTATGTTTTTCCCCTCGTTTATAAGGACCATACAGGTACAAAATTCCCCCCACTGGTAAAATTCGACTCGCCCCCGCCATCAATCCTAAAGTTGCGGTAAACGGAGAAATATGAATTAAATTAATGGCAATGATTGCCGTAATCTCCGATACATTTACCTGGGAATTTTCAGGGGATTCAATTGACCAAACTGACTCGGCAACATTCAGGGGAATCGGAGGAAAAAGATTGTCCGATCGCACCTCTTTCATCCAGGCGAGAATACTCTCCCGCAACATCGGTTCCGCTTCACTCGGTTGCCAGAAGCGCGGTTTGAGACGAGGGGCAAAAAAGATGGCGTGTTCACCGCTGCCACTGGCAACTTCTAACACCGTTCCCGTGGGTGGGAGAACCCGACGTAACACTTTTAAAATCGGTTCACGGTTGCGTTGCGTCGCGGGGGCGAATCGTCTGGCATCATGGGGATGGTTCATTTCTTTTCTAAAATTTGCCCATTCAGGGGATTAACATTCTAAAATTAGAATAGCAAACTGTCGGACAATCCTTGAGCCTACCTAACTGAAATCATAATGATAGCAAACGAGGCGATCGCCTTAGAAACCGCACCCTCTTCAACCGCTGAACCCGGAGGCAACGACCCCCATCGCTTTGACGTTCGGGAAGTCTGGTATCCCGTCTATTATCTCCAAGATTTGGACAAGTCCAAAATCATGAGATTTACCCTATTGGGAGTAGACTTAGCCATTTGGTGGGATAAAACCGGGCAGTCTTGGCGGGCATTTGAAGATAAATGTCCCCACCGTCTCGCACCTCTATCCGAGGGCAGAATTAATGAACAAGGTTGGATAGAATGTCCCTATCATGGATGGGCATTTTCCGCAACTGGAAAGTGCGAAACGATTCCTCAACAGAATGAAGGCGGCAAAGCGGAACAGTCAGAAAGAGCCTGCGTGAGGAACTTTCCCACCGCAGAACATCAGGGATTGTTATTCGTATATGCTGGCAATCCGGAGAATGCAAAACAGACCAAAGTTCCCTTGATTGACCCCTTGGAAGAATCCCCAGACAAGTGGGTTTGTTTGAATACCTTTCGCGACTTACCCTATGATGCTCTCACCCTGTTAGAAAACGTCCTCGATGCCAGTCATATCCCCTATACCCATCATCGCACCGTCGGCAACCGTGCCAATGCCAGCAAAGTAGACTTAGAAGTAATCGCGGCAGGGAAACAGGGGTTTGAAGGATTATGGGAAGAAGGACCGCGCAAAGGCACATTAGGCAGTCAGCAGACCCATTTTATCGCACCGGGACTGATGTGGCATGACCTCACCTCCAAACAATTTGGCCGAACGATGACAGTCGTTTATGCTACCCCAATTCGCAAAGGAGAATGTCGATTATTTGCCCGATTTCCCTTCCAATTTGCCTCAAAAGTTCCAGCAACTTTTATTAAATTAACCCCGCAGTGGTATTCCCATATTGGACAGAATGCCATCTTGGAAGATGACCAGATTTTTCTCTACCATCAAGAGCGATATTTAGAAGCAGCCGGAGGGAGTGAGAAAATTGCTAAAGCGTTTTATTTGCCGACAAAAGCGGATTTGTTTGTGTTGGCATTTCGGAAGTGGGTGAATGAGTATGACGCCGATCCCTTTCCCGGGGAATCCTTTCCGCCTTTGCGATCGCGAGAAGCGTTACTCGATCGCTATCATTCCCACACCATCCATTGTCGCAGTTGTTCCACCGCCTTGAGGAGAATCCAGAAACTGCGGGAAATGGCAGGGATTTTGGCTGCGATCGCCTGGATAACCGCCCCCTTATTAGCCGTCATCGCCACCGAAAACACCATTCCAACGGTTGCTATTTCCACCGGAATTACCCTGGGATTAAGCGCACTCTGGTGGGGATTAGGTAAGTTAGAACGCCGGTTCTATGAGGGCCGAGATATCCCACCCAGGAACCTACCCGAGAAGAAGTAAGAGACCCGAAATTTCCGGTCTCTACAGTCGTTTCTTCCTGTTGGGTGTCACGACTTCAGTCGTTATCCCCCGTTACCTGTAAGGGCGATGCCTCAATCGCCCCTACAGCAATCCCTAATTTCTCCCCATCTGGGTCATTTTATGCTATACAGAGACTAGGCAAAAAATCCCCTATGCCTCCGCTATTGCTATGCAAAACCCCCGCGATTTCCTCAAAACCCATAAACTGCTCCTCGGTGGCACTGCGATCTTATCATTAGCTGCCTTCAGTTCCGGTTATACTGCACTAATTTTAGAAGCCAAATATGCGATCGCCGGTTCCAACCTCCTCGCCAATGTACTATCAGGAATGATCGCCAATAATGTTGGTGCATTAATCGATAAATTACGCAGCAATCCCGATATTTTAAAGAATCAAGATTTAGGCAAAGCAACGGGACTGGCGATCGCCCTGGGGATTCGCACGGTTGCTGATGGAAATGAGTTTCCGGAATGGCGGGATATCTTGTGCGCTTTGGCAGATAAAACCGTTGAGTATTGGCTGAGAATTGACCCCAGCGAACTTGTCGAAGAAGAATTATCCCCCCTGGACGAGAGTCAGATTCGCTATGCCTTTGCTGCCAATGACGGAGACTATGACAGACTGCGGGTATTAGATGAACCGCAGTGGCAAATTCTCGTCCGAGGGTTGATGCAGCAGCATCAGAAACACTTGCGGGCAGATGTGGCAGAGTATGAACCGGCAATTGAGGCGATCGCCCGTCACCTGAACGAGGCATTTCCCACAAACCTGCGGGAAGTCTTGACAAATGACGCAGTGGGGGAACAGGCATTCAAAAAGATGCTGTTGGACTTAGAGAGAGAAAGCGTGGGGATGTTGCGGCATATCTGCGATCGCCTCGACGAAATGCCCACTAAAGCCGAAGTCACCACCCTATTGAGGGAACTCGAAACCCGCCTCCCCAAACAAAACTCGGCACAATCGCAACAATCTCCCCCATCCCCCAAACCTCAATTATGCGACTCCCAGGGAAATCCGATTGCCCGCCTCTACAATCCCCCCAATCTACCCCTTAAATTCCTACTTCGCCCCGAAGAACTTGCCGGAATCAAGCAGAAATTACTCGGAGACGAGAGTCAGAAACTTGTGAGGATAGGGGTTTCCCCGCCCGTGCTGGTGCATGGGATGGCAGGCATCGGCAAAACCGTCTTAGCTGCTGCCGTCGGGCGAGATGATGATGTGCGGCGACGATTTCCTGATGGGGTAGTGTGGGTGACCCTGGGTCAAACCCCGGATATTCTCACGCTACAAATTGACATTGCTGGTTACCTCCTGGGAGATCGCCCTAATTTTGAAGATACCCAACGGGGGAAAGGGCAACTCCAGGAACTGCTGGAGAATAAAGCGTGTTTGTTAATTTTAGATGATGTCTGGGAGATGGACCACGCCTTAGCATTTCACATTTTAGGATCCCATCATCAACTTTTGCTGACCGCTCAAAATACCGAATCGCTCCACGGCTGGGGGACGCAGAGGCATGAAGTTAGTTGTTTGTCGGAACCCCAAGCATTAGGATTACTGGCAAAGTGGGCGGGAGAACATCCGGAAACCTTCTTGCCCCCCGAAGCGGCAGAAGTGGCGCAGGAGTGCGGGTATTTGCCCTTAGCGGTGGCAATTTGCGGGGCGATGGTATTTGGGAAACCGCTGAATCGCTGGCAAACTGTCTTACATAAGTTGCAAACAGCAAATTTAGAGAAACTGAGCCAGCAGTTCCCGGATTATCGTCATCGCAATTTATTCAAAGCGATCCAAGTCGGCGTCGAGGCACTTCTCCCGGAAGTGGCAGAACGATATCTGGATTTTGCCATTTTTCCGGAAGATACCCCCATCCCGGAAGCGGTGTTAGTCGGTTTTTGGGCAAGCGAGGGGTTAACGAAAGATGACGTGGAGAAGGTAGTGAATACCCTGGTGCAACGGTCCCTCGCCCGCTGGGACCCCCAAGACCGGATCACCCTCCATGACTTACAGTTTGACTATGTGCGCAAACAGGTAGGGGACATTTCCCAGGTACAGGAACGGTTTTTAAATAGCTATCGCCAGCGCTATCCCCAGGGATATCACACCGTTGAGGATGATGGCTATTTTTTCCGGCATCTCATCACCCATCACCTGCAACACCGCCCAGAGGAAATCCGCCAACTGCTGTTAGACTTTCGCTGGTTGCAAGCGAAACTGGATGCAATGGATGTCAAGGCGTTGGTGTGGGATTTTGAGTCAGTTCATGAGGGAGAGGCCGGAACCCGAAACCCCTTGAGATTGGTGGAAAGTGCCATTCGCATTTCGGCACATATATTAGCAGAAGATAAGACGCAACTGGCCGGACAACTGTTAGGGCGGTTGCTGTCATTGGAATCGGGACCCCTACCTGAAATTGAGCGAGTGCTGAATCAGGCAAAAAATTACCAAGCAAAACCCTGGTTCCGCCCGCTAACCAACAGTCTCAACCCAGCAGGCGGCGCGCTGTTGCGTACCCTCAACGGGCATAGTTCCTCGGTAAATACGGTCGCCATCACCCCGGACGGCAAACAAGCGGTTTCCGCATCGGGGGATAAGACACTGAAACTGTGGGATTTGGCAACGGGAGAGGAACTGGCTACCCTCAACGGGCATCGCGCCTCGGTAAATGCACTCGCCATCACCCCCGACGGCAAACAAGTGGTTTCCGCATCCAAGGATACCACTCTGAAATTGTGGGATTTGGCAACGGGAAAGGAACTAGCCACCCTCACCGGGCATCGTGACCGGATAAATGCAGTCGCCATCATCCCGGACGGCAAACAAGTGGTTTCCGCATCCC includes:
- a CDS encoding NB-ARC domain-containing protein — translated: MQNPRDFLKTHKLLLGGTAILSLAAFSSGYTALILEAKYAIAGSNLLANVLSGMIANNVGALIDKLRSNPDILKNQDLGKATGLAIALGIRTVADGNEFPEWRDILCALADKTVEYWLRIDPSELVEEELSPLDESQIRYAFAANDGDYDRLRVLDEPQWQILVRGLMQQHQKHLRADVAEYEPAIEAIARHLNEAFPTNLREVLTNDAVGEQAFKKMLLDLERESVGMLRHICDRLDEMPTKAEVTTLLRELETRLPKQNSAQSQQSPPSPKPQLCDSQGNPIARLYNPPNLPLKFLLRPEELAGIKQKLLGDESQKLVRIGVSPPVLVHGMAGIGKTVLAAAVGRDDDVRRRFPDGVVWVTLGQTPDILTLQIDIAGYLLGDRPNFEDTQRGKGQLQELLENKACLLILDDVWEMDHALAFHILGSHHQLLLTAQNTESLHGWGTQRHEVSCLSEPQALGLLAKWAGEHPETFLPPEAAEVAQECGYLPLAVAICGAMVFGKPLNRWQTVLHKLQTANLEKLSQQFPDYRHRNLFKAIQVGVEALLPEVAERYLDFAIFPEDTPIPEAVLVGFWASEGLTKDDVEKVVNTLVQRSLARWDPQDRITLHDLQFDYVRKQVGDISQVQERFLNSYRQRYPQGYHTVEDDGYFFRHLITHHLQHRPEEIRQLLLDFRWLQAKLDAMDVKALVWDFESVHEGEAGTRNPLRLVESAIRISAHILAEDKTQLAGQLLGRLLSLESGPLPEIERVLNQAKNYQAKPWFRPLTNSLNPAGGALLRTLNGHSSSVNTVAITPDGKQAVSASGDKTLKLWDLATGEELATLNGHRASVNALAITPDGKQVVSASKDTTLKLWDLATGKELATLTGHRDRINAVAIIPDGKQVVSASRDKTLKLWDLASGSEMVTLTGHSDQVTAVAITPDGKQAVSASLDKTLKLWDLAKGEELAILTGHSSSVQAVAITPDGKQAVSASWDNTLKLWDLASGSEMATLTGHRSWVYAVAITPDGKQAVSSSRDNTLKLWDLVSGSEVATLTGHRSWVYAVAITSDSKQAVSSSRDKTLKLWDLASGSEMATLIGHSDSVYAVAITPGSKQAVSSSRDKTLKLWDLATGEELATLTGHSDSVQAVAITPSGKQAVSASWDNTLKLWDLASGSEMATLTGHRDSVYAVAITPDSKQAVSASLDKTLKLWDLATGKEVYTLTGHRDSVYAVAITPDGKQVVSVSEDKTLKLWDLETGEIVASFSGESAFLCCAIAPDGVTVVAGEASGRVHFLRLEGLEKGGR
- a CDS encoding DUF938 domain-containing protein, with amino-acid sequence MNHPHDARRFAPATQRNREPILKVLRRVLPPTGTVLEVASGSGEHAIFFAPRLKPRFWQPSEAEPMLRESILAWMKEVRSDNLFPPIPLNVAESVWSIESPENSQVNVSEITAIIAINLIHISPFTATLGLMAGASRILPVGGILYLYGPYKRGEKHTAPSNASFDEMLQQQNPEWGVRNLEEVEAVALENGLSLQEIVEMPANNLSVVFRREGE
- a CDS encoding Rieske 2Fe-2S domain-containing protein, whose translation is MIANEAIALETAPSSTAEPGGNDPHRFDVREVWYPVYYLQDLDKSKIMRFTLLGVDLAIWWDKTGQSWRAFEDKCPHRLAPLSEGRINEQGWIECPYHGWAFSATGKCETIPQQNEGGKAEQSERACVRNFPTAEHQGLLFVYAGNPENAKQTKVPLIDPLEESPDKWVCLNTFRDLPYDALTLLENVLDASHIPYTHHRTVGNRANASKVDLEVIAAGKQGFEGLWEEGPRKGTLGSQQTHFIAPGLMWHDLTSKQFGRTMTVVYATPIRKGECRLFARFPFQFASKVPATFIKLTPQWYSHIGQNAILEDDQIFLYHQERYLEAAGGSEKIAKAFYLPTKADLFVLAFRKWVNEYDADPFPGESFPPLRSREALLDRYHSHTIHCRSCSTALRRIQKLREMAGILAAIAWITAPLLAVIATENTIPTVAISTGITLGLSALWWGLGKLERRFYEGRDIPPRNLPEKK